The Geotalea uraniireducens Rf4 genome window below encodes:
- a CDS encoding response regulator — protein MADKEESARIFLIDDHPAVLQGLKLLLSQASHIVCGGAKNRIETFERIGSSCADIALLDLSLGEESGLELIAGLRELGIAVLVYSMHEDSDTIEKAFAAGANGYVSKREVSEVLLTAVSDLLAGRRHVSPQVAQSLANMAISSPKVNRETVLSEREQQILTMLGQGEANSDIAAAFDIGLRTVETYYARIIDKLNLDGMKELRRYAIRMKPK, from the coding sequence ATGGCAGATAAAGAAGAAAGTGCCCGCATTTTCCTGATCGATGACCATCCTGCGGTGCTGCAGGGGTTAAAGTTGTTGCTTTCTCAGGCGTCTCACATCGTCTGCGGCGGGGCGAAAAACAGAATCGAGACCTTTGAGCGGATCGGATCATCCTGTGCTGATATTGCGCTTCTGGATCTTTCTCTTGGTGAAGAGAGCGGGCTTGAACTCATTGCGGGATTACGCGAGCTCGGCATTGCCGTGCTGGTTTACTCCATGCACGAGGATTCCGACACAATTGAAAAGGCTTTTGCCGCCGGAGCCAATGGCTATGTTTCCAAGCGGGAGGTGTCGGAAGTCCTGCTTACAGCGGTATCGGATCTCCTGGCCGGGAGGCGTCATGTAAGTCCGCAGGTTGCCCAGAGTCTGGCGAACATGGCAATCTCTTCGCCGAAGGTGAATCGGGAAACCGTACTTAGCGAGCGAGAACAGCAGATTTTGACCATGCTTGGCCAGGGTGAAGCGAATTCGGATATTGCCGCAGCCTTTGACATCGGCCTCCGCACGGTGGAGACATACTATGCCAGGATCATCGACAAGCTGAACCTGGACGGCATGAAGGAGCTCAGGCGTTATGCCATAAGAATGAAACCGAAGTAG
- a CDS encoding ATP-binding protein, which translates to MPAIRNPFSKTVIGDDEPLCNQKELLSAFMLEARSGNNNVLLAPRRSGKTSLAMRLARDYRAEGGLATFADLSAVPSADAAADRIATALFASLSIDDKIFKKLSRLVTAFVPVITMNPDGSFSVSASASGLAKSGLDRLVSVVASLDSISSHSKTPLLVIFDEFQDLAMLGDGAQIEAALRSTIQHHKASYLFIGSRRKLLRDMFESPKRAFYRGATTRELPLIEPDEFSAHLVALAEASGAIWSRDIADIIVATAEAHTYSVTAIAHALYELTAPNAPTEDNLVEAINTAAARETSLFMSIYASLTPQSRTLLEALAAEPTRHPMAGDYMVRNRLTNAATVKKSLLALVNGDHIASDESGLVNLTDPLLKRWLNSRWSKLHMISGLSIG; encoded by the coding sequence ATGCCCGCAATCAGAAACCCATTTTCAAAGACAGTAATTGGAGACGATGAGCCTCTCTGCAACCAAAAGGAACTTCTTTCGGCATTTATGCTGGAAGCGCGCTCAGGTAACAATAATGTACTACTTGCGCCGCGCAGATCCGGGAAGACTTCGCTTGCGATGAGGCTGGCCAGGGACTATCGCGCTGAGGGTGGACTGGCGACCTTCGCCGATTTAAGCGCTGTTCCGTCAGCAGATGCAGCTGCCGACCGTATAGCGACCGCGCTTTTTGCCTCACTTAGTATTGATGATAAGATATTCAAAAAGCTATCGAGGTTGGTCACGGCATTTGTCCCGGTTATTACAATGAACCCTGATGGCTCTTTTTCAGTGTCCGCTTCTGCTTCCGGACTAGCCAAAAGCGGCCTTGACAGGCTTGTTTCAGTAGTTGCATCACTCGACAGCATATCTTCGCATTCCAAGACGCCACTTCTTGTTATATTCGACGAGTTTCAAGACCTGGCAATGCTTGGCGATGGCGCTCAAATCGAGGCTGCTTTGCGTTCGACCATTCAGCATCACAAAGCGTCATATTTATTTATTGGTTCGCGCAGAAAACTTTTAAGAGATATGTTTGAATCGCCAAAGCGTGCGTTCTACCGTGGCGCTACTACACGAGAACTGCCATTGATAGAGCCGGACGAGTTTTCTGCACATCTGGTTGCACTTGCCGAGGCATCTGGAGCTATATGGTCACGAGATATCGCTGACATTATTGTTGCCACTGCAGAAGCTCATACTTACAGCGTTACAGCTATCGCACATGCCCTATATGAATTAACAGCGCCCAATGCGCCAACTGAAGACAATCTCGTTGAGGCCATAAATACTGCGGCGGCTAGAGAGACATCTCTATTCATGTCAATCTACGCTTCACTTACGCCGCAATCGCGCACGCTGCTGGAAGCTCTCGCAGCAGAACCAACGAGACACCCTATGGCGGGTGATTATATGGTGCGCAATAGGCTTACCAATGCAGCGACTGTTAAAAAATCGTTGCTTGCGCTTGTGAATGGTGACCATATCGCGAGCGACGAGAGCGGCCTTGTAAACCTCACAGATCCGCTACTGAAACGCTGGCTCAATTCGAGATGGAGCAAGCTCCACATGATAAGCGGGTTGTCAATTGGGTAA
- a CDS encoding ELWxxDGT repeat protein, which produces MNRRLIGIVLTMMMLALFSHGQAVTAEASALPDTATVPQPVLVKDINASKLGSSSNANGFVAVGGVTFFSANDGVHGQELWKSDGTEAGTVSVKDINPNGDSYPQNLTGVGGVLYFSVSDPANGISLWKSDGTDAGTVLVKDITSTVGSSLNSLTNVGGVLYFMAGDGVSGYSVWKSDGTAAGTVVVKDAGPIAPGSTEYFLISNLTNVGNDLYFTINHQNTIHMLWKSNATGTELVNNIGPVTQIANLTDVGGVLYFVTYDPVSKYGIWKSDGTASGAVSVKNFGASQPFYLTNVNGVLYFSAYDGVNGQELWRSDPTAGAVLVKDINPTSSSLPNDLTNVGGVLYFTANDGTNGTALWKSDGTANGTVLVKGGAGISNLTSVGGALYFVANGTELWKSDATAGAVLVTNLGSASTLSVNVSNLTNAGGVLYFTASGVNGMEPWKSDGTAAGTMMLKQIFSGTGPSIEPRRDVNPVVNVNGVLYFTAISDLVDGLGLWKSDGTTAGTTLVKGFGVGKVSVSNLTNVNGVLYFVNNDVGIWKSDGTEVGTVLVKDFNAIGLTPSNLIDVNGGLYFSTYDRSNFGALWKSDGTDAGTIQMKLFGSGSAPTSLTNVGGVLYFSAGEGAMGTELWKSDGTETGTVQVKNIYTGDGNSSNPSNLTNVGGVLYFTATDAVNGTALWKSDGTDAGTVLVKVVTPVGGIPAFMFYSSANVNGVLYFTVFDKGYSLWKSDAASGAVLVTNFPAGSPYNITNVNGTLYFFYDSMTASGTELWKSDGTEAGTVVVKTVNLGISNKVKGDVPVPAPIPVKGLAKTVAMSGPRVGPSATLVEVNGVLYFTAYDAAHGFELWKSDGTADGTAMVMDIFPGAGSSYPASLINVNGALFFNADDGFHGNELWVLRMNSATALATGATPTTYGQSVTFTASVTSGATGTVTFGEGDTTYCAGVALDNSGKAACSTTSLGTGAHTITATYSGDGHYNGSNATVSQTVNQASSTTTVTTGMTTSTYGQSVTFTASVTSGATGTVTFAEGATMYCSAVVLDGNGKAACSTTALGAGSHTMTATYSGDGTYKGSNGTVGQSVVAAVLTVTADSKSRNYGSANPTMTATYSGFVNNDTQASLSGAPGITTSATTVSPAGNYPITITVGTLASGNYSFNFVNGIMAVSLSAAASGDINSDGKVDISDALMALQMAIGLSASTPTQLTAGDVAPLVNGKSAPDGTIDIADAMLILEKAVGLLNW; this is translated from the coding sequence ATGAACAGACGATTAATCGGAATTGTGCTCACCATGATGATGTTGGCGCTCTTTTCCCACGGCCAGGCGGTTACAGCAGAGGCGTCCGCATTACCGGATACCGCGACGGTCCCCCAGCCGGTGCTGGTGAAGGACATCAATGCCTCGAAACTCGGCAGCTCGTCGAACGCGAACGGCTTCGTCGCGGTGGGGGGTGTTACCTTTTTCAGCGCCAATGACGGGGTGCATGGCCAGGAGCTCTGGAAGAGCGACGGCACGGAGGCGGGTACGGTGTCGGTCAAAGACATCAACCCCAACGGTGATTCTTATCCACAAAACCTGACCGGCGTGGGCGGCGTCCTCTATTTCTCTGTCAGCGATCCGGCGAACGGCATTAGCCTCTGGAAGAGCGACGGCACGGATGCGGGTACGGTGCTGGTGAAGGATATCACTTCCACCGTTGGTTCGTCACTTAATAGCCTGACCAACGTGGGTGGCGTGCTCTATTTTATGGCCGGCGACGGAGTGAGCGGCTATAGCGTCTGGAAGAGCGACGGCACGGCGGCCGGGACGGTGGTGGTGAAGGATGCAGGTCCAATTGCACCGGGAAGTACAGAGTACTTTTTGATCTCAAACCTGACCAACGTGGGCAACGACCTCTATTTCACGATCAACCACCAGAATACCATCCATATGCTCTGGAAAAGCAACGCAACCGGGACGGAATTGGTGAATAATATCGGTCCGGTTACTCAAATCGCAAATTTGACCGACGTGGGCGGCGTCCTCTATTTTGTCACCTATGACCCGGTAAGCAAATATGGGATTTGGAAAAGCGACGGCACTGCGTCCGGTGCGGTGTCGGTTAAGAATTTCGGTGCCTCTCAACCGTTCTACTTAACCAACGTCAATGGCGTACTGTATTTTAGCGCGTATGACGGGGTGAATGGCCAGGAACTCTGGAGAAGCGATCCTACGGCTGGGGCGGTGCTTGTGAAGGACATTAATCCAACAAGCAGCTCGTTACCAAACGACCTGACCAACGTGGGCGGCGTCCTCTATTTTACCGCCAACGACGGGACGAACGGGACCGCGCTCTGGAAGAGCGACGGCACGGCGAACGGGACAGTGCTGGTGAAGGGTGGCGCCGGTATATCAAACTTGACCAGCGTGGGCGGCGCCCTCTATTTCGTCGCGAACGGCACGGAGCTCTGGAAGAGCGACGCCACGGCCGGGGCGGTGCTGGTGACCAATTTAGGTTCAGCCTCAACACTTAGTGTTAATGTATCAAACCTGACCAATGCGGGCGGTGTCCTCTATTTCACCGCCTCCGGCGTAAACGGCATGGAGCCCTGGAAGAGCGACGGCACGGCTGCCGGGACAATGATGCTGAAGCAAATCTTCTCCGGCACGGGACCTTCGATAGAGCCGAGGAGGGATGTAAATCCGGTGGTCAACGTGAACGGCGTCCTCTATTTCACCGCGATCTCTGATCTGGTGGACGGCCTGGGTCTCTGGAAGAGCGACGGCACGACGGCGGGGACAACGCTGGTGAAGGGTTTCGGTGTAGGTAAAGTGAGTGTCTCAAATCTTACCAACGTGAACGGCGTCCTCTATTTCGTCAATAATGATGTCGGTATCTGGAAGAGCGATGGTACGGAGGTGGGTACGGTGCTTGTGAAGGATTTCAATGCAATTGGTCTTACTCCCTCAAACCTGATCGACGTCAACGGAGGCCTCTATTTCAGCACCTACGACAGGTCGAACTTCGGTGCTCTCTGGAAAAGCGACGGTACGGATGCGGGGACGATTCAGATGAAGTTGTTTGGTTCTGGTTCCGCTCCCACGAGCTTGACCAACGTGGGCGGCGTTCTCTATTTCAGCGCCGGCGAAGGGGCAATGGGCACTGAGCTTTGGAAGAGCGACGGCACGGAGACGGGTACGGTACAGGTGAAGAATATCTATACCGGCGACGGCAACAGCTCTAATCCTTCAAACCTGACCAACGTGGGCGGAGTCCTCTATTTCACCGCCACCGACGCAGTGAACGGCACTGCCCTCTGGAAAAGCGATGGCACGGATGCGGGTACGGTGCTGGTGAAGGTCGTCACTCCTGTCGGAGGTATTCCGGCATTCATGTTTTATTCTTCCGCCAATGTCAACGGCGTCCTCTATTTTACCGTCTTTGATAAAGGCTACAGCCTCTGGAAGAGTGATGCCGCGTCAGGGGCGGTGTTGGTGACAAATTTTCCAGCCGGCTCACCCTATAACATTACGAACGTCAACGGCACCCTCTATTTTTTCTATGATAGCATGACCGCCAGCGGCACTGAACTCTGGAAAAGTGACGGCACGGAGGCCGGGACGGTGGTTGTGAAGACGGTAAATCTGGGCATTAGCAATAAAGTAAAGGGTGACGTGCCCGTTCCCGCGCCCATTCCCGTCAAGGGGTTGGCTAAGACGGTGGCAATGAGTGGTCCTAGAGTCGGGCCTTCCGCAACCCTGGTTGAGGTCAACGGTGTTCTCTATTTCACCGCCTATGACGCGGCGCACGGCTTTGAACTCTGGAAGAGCGACGGCACGGCGGACGGCACGGCCATGGTGATGGATATCTTTCCCGGCGCAGGCAGTTCGTACCCCGCAAGCCTGATCAATGTCAACGGCGCCCTCTTCTTTAACGCGGATGACGGCTTTCATGGCAATGAGCTCTGGGTCTTGAGGATGAATTCCGCAACCGCGCTAGCCACCGGGGCGACCCCTACGACCTACGGCCAATCCGTGACCTTCACCGCTTCCGTAACCAGCGGGGCCACCGGCACGGTGACCTTCGGCGAAGGCGACACGACCTATTGCGCCGGCGTTGCCCTGGACAACAGCGGCAAGGCCGCCTGCAGCACAACATCGTTGGGTACAGGGGCGCACACCATAACCGCAACCTACAGCGGCGACGGCCATTACAACGGCTCCAACGCAACCGTCAGCCAGACCGTAAATCAGGCGAGCTCCACCACCACGGTAACCACCGGGATGACCACCTCGACCTACGGCCAATCCGTGACCTTTACAGCTTCCGTAACAAGCGGGGCGACCGGCACGGTGACCTTTGCCGAAGGCGCAACGATGTATTGCTCCGCGGTTGTCCTGGACGGAAACGGCAAGGCAGCGTGCAGCACGACCGCTCTGGGTGCCGGGTCGCACACCATGACCGCAACCTACAGCGGGGACGGCACCTACAAGGGCTCCAACGGAACAGTCGGGCAAAGCGTAGTCGCTGCGGTCCTGACCGTTACGGCCGACAGCAAATCCAGAAACTACGGCTCTGCCAACCCGACCATGACCGCCACCTATTCCGGCTTCGTCAACAATGACACCCAGGCAAGCCTGAGCGGCGCCCCGGGCATAACTACCTCGGCAACAACGGTCAGCCCGGCCGGCAACTACCCGATCACCATCACCGTGGGTACGCTTGCATCGGGCAACTACAGCTTCAATTTCGTCAACGGCATCATGGCGGTCAGTTTATCGGCCGCGGCCAGCGGCGACATTAACAGTGACGGCAAGGTGGATATCAGCGATGCCCTTATGGCATTGCAGATGGCGATTGGACTGTCCGCCTCCACTCCAACCCAACTGACAGCCGGTGACGTGGCCCCGCTGGTGAACGGCAAGTCGGCGCCGGACGGAACAATCGACATCGCCGACGCCATGCTGATCCTTGAAAAGGCGGTCGGCCTGCTGAATTGGTAG